The following are from one region of the Trichoplusia ni isolate ovarian cell line Hi5 chromosome 1, tn1, whole genome shotgun sequence genome:
- the LOC113500093 gene encoding uncharacterized protein LOC113500093 yields the protein MGGGAQLGIRKAELSLMTSRRALCLVLPRFLKEKLIIDLHHLWRPPWIDTLTIRNTSDRWAKVTTLWEPAVGRRRRGPPRKRWRDDLNAHHAGWLHAAQTRDLWKDLGDAFAKQWGTVG from the exons ATGGGAGGCGGTGCGCAGTTAGGCATTAGAAAGGCCGAGCTTTCGCTAATGACATCCCGGCGCGCCTTAT GCTTAGTGCTGCCTCGGTTCCTCAAGGAAAAACTGATCATCGACCTTCATCATCTTTGGCGTCCCCCATGGATCGACACTTTGACAATCCGTAATACCAGCGATCgctgggccaaagtcaccacactatgggagccagcggTTGGACGGCGCCGTCGAGGGccacctaggaagcggtggcgagatgACCTTAACGCTCACCACGCTGGCTGGTTACATGCGGCCCAGACTAGAGActtgtggaaggatttgggggacgCCTTTGCCAAGCAGTGGGGCACAGTAGGCTAG